One segment of Kogia breviceps isolate mKogBre1 chromosome 14, mKogBre1 haplotype 1, whole genome shotgun sequence DNA contains the following:
- the ALDOA gene encoding fructose-bisphosphate aldolase A: MPHQYPALTPEQKKELSDIAHRIVAPGKGILAADESTGSIAKRLQSIGTENTEENRRFYRQLLLTADDRVNPCIGGVILFHETLYQKADDGRPFPQVIKAKGGVVGIKVDKGVVPLAGTNGETTTQGLDGLSERCAQYKKDGADFAKWRCVLKIGEHTPSTLAIKENANVLARYASICQQNGIVPIVEPEILPDGDHDLKRCQYVTEKVLAAVYKALSDHHVYLEGTLLKPNMVTPGHACTHKYSHEEIAMATVTALRRTVPPAVPGITFLSGGQSEEEASINLSAINKCHLLKPWALTFSYGRALQASALKAWGGKKENLKAAQEEYIKRALANSLACQGKYTPSSKAGAAASESLFISNHAY, from the exons ATGCCCCACCAATACCCAGCGCTGACCCCGGAGCAGAAGAAGGAGCTCTCTGACATTGCTCACCGGATCGTGGCTCCGGGCAAGGGCATCCTGGCTGCAGATGAGTCCACCG GGAGCATTGCCAAGCGACTGCAGTCCATTGGCACTGAGAACACCGAGGAGAATCGGCGCTTCTACCGCCAACTGCTGCTGACTGCCGACGACCGCGTGAATCCCTGCATTGGGGGCGTCATCCTCTTTCATGAGACGCTCTACCAGAAGGCAGATGATGGGCGTCCCTTCCCCCAAGTTATCAAAGCCAAGGGTGGTGTTGTGGGCATCAAG GTAGACAAGGGTGTGGTACCCCTGGCAGGAACAAACGGCGAGACAACCACCCAAG GGCTGGATGGGCTGTCGGAGCGCTGTGCCCAGTACAAGAAGGACGGAGCTGACTTTGCCAAGTGGCGTTGTGTGCTGAAGATAGGGGAACACACCCCGTCCACTCTTGCCATCAAGGAAAACGCCAACGTTCTGGCCCGTTATGCCAGCATCTGCCAGCAG AATGGCATTGTGCCCATCGTGGAGCCTGAGATCCTCCCTGATGGGGACCACGACTTGAAACGCTGTCAATATGTAACCGAGAAG GTGCTGGCTGCTGTCTACAAGGCTCTGAGTGACCACCACGTCTACCTGGAAGGCACCTTGCTGAAGCCCAATATGGTAACCCCAGGCCACGCCTGCACCCATAAATATTCTCACGAGGAGATTGCCATGGCAACGGTCACAGCGCTGCGTCGCACAGTGCCCCCCGCTGTCCCTG GGATCACCTTCCTATCTGGAGGCCAGAGTGAGGAGGAGGCATCTATCAACCTTAGCGCCATCAACAAATGCCACCTGCTGAAGCCGTGGGCCCTGACCTTCTCTTATGGCCGAGCCCTGCAGGCCTCTGCCCTGAAGGCCTGGGGTGGAAAGAAGGAGAACCTGAAGGCTGCCCAGGAAGAATACATCAAGCGAGCCCTG GCCAACagccttgcctgccaaggaaagTACACCCCAAGTAGTAAGGCGGGGGCTGCAGCCAGTGAGTCCCTCTTCATCTCTAACCATGCCTACTAA